From the genome of Haloterrigena sp. KLK7, one region includes:
- a CDS encoding FAD-dependent oxidoreductase, with amino-acid sequence MSGKYDLVIVGGGISGASLLYTTAKFSDVDSIALIEKEREIAAINTNHTNNSQTLHFGDIETNYTLEKAEEVKEGAELLAGYLENHDDDREMHDKRSKMVLGVGKEEVAELEHRYEGEGFGDLFPKLQMIEREEIADYEPKVVEGRDPSKEMRALQTPDGYVVDYGAVTQSLVRQAEDEPNVDVFTGTKVEDITPTLDGYTIETTDGRFDCEATVVAAGSHSLQIAKELGYGEGKVLLPIAGSFFLADDLLNGKVYTLQMKKLPFAAVHGDADVHDDSITRFGPTAKLVPTLERGRISTVKDFLDVFGLNAAAFLSYANILSDRILLPYALRNLVYDVPEVGPRQFLPHVQKVVPNVELEDIERAKGYGGVRPQIVDTKNKSLDMGEAKIVGDDIIFNITPSPGASTCLKNAMNDTQKVLEFLDGDYEFDEEAFRADTIGNFPRAN; translated from the coding sequence ATGTCTGGCAAATATGACCTCGTTATCGTCGGGGGTGGGATCAGCGGTGCATCGCTCCTGTACACCACCGCGAAGTTCTCCGACGTCGACTCCATCGCACTGATCGAGAAGGAACGGGAAATCGCGGCGATCAACACGAACCACACGAACAACTCCCAGACGCTCCACTTCGGCGATATCGAGACCAACTACACCCTCGAGAAGGCCGAAGAAGTCAAAGAGGGGGCGGAGCTCCTCGCGGGCTATCTCGAGAACCACGACGACGACCGCGAGATGCACGACAAGCGCAGCAAGATGGTGCTGGGCGTCGGCAAGGAGGAAGTCGCCGAACTCGAGCACCGCTACGAGGGCGAGGGCTTCGGCGATCTCTTCCCGAAGCTCCAGATGATCGAGCGCGAGGAGATCGCCGACTACGAACCGAAGGTCGTCGAGGGCCGCGACCCCAGCAAGGAGATGCGCGCGTTACAGACGCCGGACGGCTACGTCGTCGACTACGGCGCGGTGACCCAGTCGTTGGTCCGACAGGCCGAGGACGAGCCCAACGTGGACGTCTTCACCGGGACGAAAGTCGAGGACATCACGCCGACGCTCGACGGGTACACGATCGAGACGACCGACGGCCGGTTCGACTGTGAGGCCACCGTCGTCGCGGCCGGGTCGCACAGCCTCCAGATCGCGAAGGAACTCGGCTACGGCGAGGGCAAGGTGTTGCTCCCCATCGCGGGGAGTTTCTTCCTCGCGGACGACCTGCTCAACGGGAAGGTCTACACCCTCCAGATGAAGAAGCTCCCCTTCGCCGCGGTCCACGGCGACGCGGACGTCCACGACGACTCCATCACGCGGTTCGGGCCGACCGCGAAACTCGTCCCGACGCTCGAGCGCGGTCGCATCTCGACCGTCAAGGACTTCCTCGACGTGTTCGGACTGAACGCGGCGGCGTTCCTCAGTTACGCGAACATCCTTTCCGACCGGATCCTCCTGCCGTACGCCCTCCGGAACCTCGTGTACGACGTCCCCGAAGTCGGACCGCGACAGTTCCTCCCGCACGTCCAGAAGGTCGTTCCGAACGTCGAACTCGAGGACATCGAGCGCGCGAAGGGGTACGGCGGCGTCCGACCGCAGATCGTCGACACGAAGAACAAGTCCCTGGACATGGGCGAGGCGAAGATCGTCGGCGACGACATCATCTTCAACATCACGCCGTCGCCGGGCGCGTCGACGTGTCTGAAAAATGCCATGAACGACA
- a CDS encoding helix-turn-helix domain-containing protein: MREAIVTLSDAALEAMGFEGLVALLREAGIRDIEMLEDHGTTCVPQIDVANRLDPEGLEALECVDDWELLAETGTGYRYLLELSAAELPADATEDHDALLGNCETSVTDRGVLISLVGSQAAIREMLRNYEAAGAVPDLCKLAEYDGEANPLESLTDRQREVIETAYEMGFYEVPRRASTAEIAGELGLEDATVSEHLQRAERNLLTTQLPT; the protein is encoded by the coding sequence ATGCGCGAAGCCATCGTGACCCTCAGCGACGCGGCGCTCGAGGCGATGGGCTTCGAGGGGCTCGTCGCGCTCCTCCGAGAGGCGGGGATCCGCGACATTGAGATGCTCGAGGACCACGGGACCACCTGCGTTCCGCAGATCGACGTCGCGAACCGGCTCGATCCGGAGGGCCTCGAGGCCCTCGAGTGCGTCGACGACTGGGAACTGCTCGCCGAGACGGGGACCGGCTATCGGTACCTGCTGGAACTCTCCGCCGCGGAACTGCCCGCGGACGCGACCGAAGACCACGACGCGCTGCTCGGTAACTGCGAGACCTCGGTGACGGATCGCGGTGTCCTGATCTCGCTGGTCGGCTCGCAGGCGGCCATTCGGGAGATGCTCCGGAACTACGAGGCCGCCGGCGCCGTCCCCGACCTCTGTAAGCTCGCCGAGTACGACGGCGAGGCGAACCCGCTGGAGTCGCTGACGGACCGCCAGCGGGAGGTCATCGAGACGGCCTACGAGATGGGGTTCTACGAGGTCCCCCGGCGGGCGTCGACGGCGGAGATCGCCGGCGAACTCGGGCTCGAGGACGCGACGGTCTCCGAACACCTCCAGCGGGCCGAGCGGAACCTGCTCACGACGCAACTCCCGACGTAG
- a CDS encoding metal-dependent hydrolase: protein MPWGHAAFGYLLYSFGHRLVTRESPTGPIVVLALLFGTQLPDFVDKTLSWGLHLFPQGYSVAHSVFIAVPVGVLVLGATASGRRDIGIAFTVGYWSHLLGDAILAVPKLGVSPSDRLLWPVVTLPPYETEVSLIGRVTAIFGELSGELLTAEHLVFLAIYSIPYLLVFSLWVVDGAPGVAQFLRTDNR from the coding sequence ATGCCGTGGGGCCACGCCGCCTTCGGCTACCTCCTGTACTCGTTCGGTCACCGACTCGTGACGCGCGAGTCACCGACGGGTCCGATCGTCGTTCTGGCGCTCCTGTTCGGCACGCAGCTTCCGGATTTCGTGGACAAAACGCTCTCGTGGGGGCTCCACCTCTTTCCCCAGGGGTATTCGGTCGCACACTCCGTCTTCATCGCCGTCCCGGTCGGGGTACTCGTCCTCGGGGCGACGGCGTCCGGACGCCGCGATATCGGTATCGCGTTCACTGTCGGCTACTGGTCGCACCTCCTCGGCGATGCGATTCTGGCGGTTCCAAAGCTCGGCGTGTCGCCGAGCGACCGGCTCCTCTGGCCCGTCGTTACGCTGCCGCCGTACGAGACCGAGGTGTCCCTGATCGGACGCGTCACCGCGATCTTCGGCGAACTCTCCGGTGAGCTGCTGACCGCGGAGCACCTCGTCTTCCTCGCCATCTACTCGATACCGTACCTGCTGGTCTTCTCGCTCTGGGTCGTCGACGGAGCGCCCGGCGTCGCGCAGTTTCTGCGCACGGACAACCGCTAG
- a CDS encoding DUF389 domain-containing protein, whose protein sequence is MRLVQVFVPSEDHDAVRETLSEMEVEFVFSDADDHRDGSLANVPVPAGAVDTVLERLYDAGLDDDTYTVVTEVDRATVPNAEELTDRYVEGPKGDRGASHSEIRERAEDLTPDTATYLAFAIASAIVAVAGLLLDSAIVIVGAMVIAPFAGSTLSASAGAVISDREMVVDSATSQVTGLVIAYVGAIVMSVFLQQTGFVPSTLDVGRVGQVSGFATPNLLTLVIAIAAGFAGALALATDLPVSLAGVAVAAAIVPAAAAAGIGTAWGEPLIVAGGIVLLLMNIVFINLTAYLTLIALGYRSSVIRNIRENAEVSLRTGAYAVIVLLFLVVVALTAFGTYQHLVFEQQANDEVQAVLDDPEYATLELAGVETEYNDGSVFSDEVSVTVTVGRSSGLEHEGLAEDLQTEIDAQTSRSVNVDVRFVDYQRAAAVGDDDGRSAWWPIDEWLPLSTGPSSAQSMPQAVTLPSNLVEERADPA, encoded by the coding sequence ATGCGACTCGTTCAGGTCTTCGTTCCCAGCGAGGACCACGATGCGGTGCGAGAGACGCTCTCCGAGATGGAGGTGGAGTTCGTTTTCAGCGACGCGGACGATCACCGCGACGGGAGCCTGGCGAACGTCCCGGTCCCGGCGGGCGCCGTCGACACGGTCCTCGAGCGCCTGTACGACGCCGGACTCGACGACGACACGTACACCGTCGTCACGGAGGTCGACCGAGCGACCGTGCCGAACGCCGAGGAGCTGACGGACCGCTACGTCGAGGGACCGAAAGGCGATCGCGGCGCCTCGCACTCCGAGATTCGCGAGCGCGCGGAGGACCTGACGCCGGATACGGCGACGTACCTCGCGTTCGCCATCGCGAGCGCGATCGTCGCGGTGGCCGGCCTCCTGCTGGACTCCGCCATCGTCATCGTCGGCGCGATGGTGATCGCGCCGTTCGCGGGGTCGACGCTCTCCGCGAGCGCCGGCGCCGTCATCAGCGACCGCGAGATGGTCGTCGACAGCGCCACGTCACAGGTGACGGGGCTCGTCATCGCGTACGTCGGCGCGATCGTGATGAGCGTGTTCCTCCAACAGACCGGGTTCGTCCCGTCGACACTGGACGTCGGTCGCGTCGGGCAGGTGAGCGGGTTCGCCACGCCGAACCTCCTGACGCTCGTCATCGCCATCGCGGCCGGGTTCGCTGGCGCGCTCGCGCTCGCGACCGACCTCCCCGTCTCCCTCGCCGGCGTCGCCGTCGCGGCGGCCATCGTCCCCGCCGCCGCCGCGGCCGGCATCGGGACGGCCTGGGGAGAGCCGCTCATCGTCGCGGGCGGCATCGTCCTGCTCCTGATGAACATCGTGTTCATCAACCTCACCGCCTACCTCACGCTCATCGCGCTCGGCTACCGCTCGTCGGTGATCCGCAACATCCGCGAGAACGCCGAGGTCTCGCTCCGCACGGGCGCGTACGCCGTCATCGTCCTGTTGTTCCTCGTCGTCGTCGCGCTGACGGCCTTCGGAACGTACCAGCACCTCGTCTTCGAACAGCAGGCGAACGACGAGGTCCAGGCCGTGCTCGACGACCCCGAGTACGCGACGCTGGAACTCGCCGGCGTCGAGACCGAGTACAACGACGGGAGCGTGTTCAGCGACGAGGTCTCGGTGACGGTGACCGTGGGGCGCTCGAGCGGCCTCGAACACGAGGGACTGGCCGAGGATCTGCAGACCGAGATCGATGCCCAGACGAGTCGGTCCGTCAACGTCGACGTTCGGTTCGTGGACTACCAGCGCGCGGCGGCGGTCGGCGACGACGACGGGCGAAGCGCGTGGTGGCCGATCGACGAGTGGCTGCCGCTCTCGACGGGTCCCTCATCCGCGCAGTCGATGCCACAGGCTGTGACACTTCCGTCGAACCTTGTTGAGGAACGAGCCGATCCGGCGTGA
- a CDS encoding aryl-sulfate sulfotransferase, whose amino-acid sequence MNQRTRVTVATVVIALLIASLGVQAAVIERENRVVNDDGRYPGNTLVGVHSYDETGRIVELTPDGEVAWEWSVPESRVFGVEQLDEETVLAAVAVKRLAEDCDEEYLEYDEKDGHCVRNRVVEIDKESGEVVWEYDWYDEFIAWHEVHDVERLENGETAIVDMGNDRALTVDRDGEITWEWHAEDHLTPGTPFYEEYGGPEKAGEHDDWTHMNDIDHLENGNFQLSIRNFDVIIEVDPETDEVVDVVGEPGNHSVLDKQHNPHRIEDQGTMVVADSENGRVVELDVESEERIWRYTGPATDSLQWPRDADRLPNGNTLITDSRNNRVLEVDPDGEIVWQFGDPDGTVIPLAYEADRIGAGERSDVPPGSELTAVEDEPGAITATIREWEAMAQYVFPTWMHLPQILHVVGIALGVLWLCAEGVVFGWRRISAGR is encoded by the coding sequence ATGAATCAGCGAACCCGCGTCACCGTCGCCACCGTCGTCATCGCCCTTCTGATCGCATCGCTCGGGGTCCAGGCAGCGGTTATCGAACGCGAGAACAGGGTCGTCAACGACGACGGGCGGTATCCCGGGAACACGCTCGTCGGCGTCCATTCGTACGACGAGACCGGTCGGATCGTCGAACTGACGCCCGACGGCGAGGTCGCCTGGGAGTGGTCGGTGCCCGAATCGCGGGTGTTCGGCGTCGAACAGCTCGACGAGGAGACGGTGCTGGCGGCCGTCGCCGTCAAGCGACTCGCCGAAGACTGCGACGAGGAATACCTCGAGTACGACGAGAAGGACGGCCACTGCGTCCGCAATCGCGTCGTCGAGATCGACAAGGAGTCGGGCGAGGTCGTCTGGGAGTACGACTGGTACGACGAGTTCATCGCCTGGCACGAGGTCCACGACGTCGAGCGACTCGAGAACGGCGAGACGGCGATCGTCGATATGGGGAACGATCGCGCGTTGACCGTCGACCGCGACGGCGAGATCACCTGGGAGTGGCACGCCGAAGACCACCTGACGCCCGGCACGCCGTTCTACGAGGAGTACGGCGGCCCCGAAAAAGCGGGGGAGCACGACGACTGGACCCACATGAACGACATCGACCACCTGGAGAACGGCAACTTCCAGCTGAGCATCCGCAACTTCGACGTGATCATCGAGGTCGATCCGGAGACCGACGAGGTGGTCGACGTCGTCGGCGAACCGGGGAATCACAGCGTGCTGGACAAACAGCACAACCCCCACCGCATCGAAGACCAGGGGACGATGGTCGTCGCCGACAGCGAGAACGGCCGCGTCGTCGAACTCGACGTCGAATCCGAAGAACGCATCTGGCGCTACACCGGTCCCGCGACCGACTCCCTCCAGTGGCCTCGAGACGCGGACCGACTGCCCAACGGCAACACGCTCATCACCGACTCCCGGAACAACCGCGTGCTCGAGGTCGATCCCGACGGCGAGATCGTCTGGCAGTTCGGCGATCCCGACGGGACGGTCATTCCGCTGGCGTACGAAGCCGATCGCATCGGCGCCGGCGAACGGTCGGACGTCCCGCCGGGGAGCGAACTGACCGCGGTCGAGGACGAACCCGGCGCCATCACGGCGACGATTCGCGAGTGGGAGGCCATGGCCCAGTACGTCTTCCCGACGTGGATGCACCTCCCGCAGATACTGCACGTCGTCGGCATCGCCCTCGGGGTCCTGTGGCTCTGTGCGGAGGGGGTCGTCTTCGGCTGGCGTCGAATCAGTGCCGGTCGATGA
- a CDS encoding HalOD1 output domain-containing protein — MRKMNTQVTADESQAGLTLSTTAEWKRGTEKTPVYAVVSAVAEASGLDMLELPPLYEAINPDALNELFTSRSEPAVGEVSFEYAGYDVVVRGTGVVEVRTTVDA; from the coding sequence ATGAGAAAGATGAACACACAGGTTACCGCTGATGAATCTCAAGCTGGACTGACTCTGTCTACCACTGCTGAATGGAAGCGAGGCACCGAGAAGACGCCCGTCTATGCGGTTGTTTCGGCGGTTGCAGAAGCGTCTGGTCTGGACATGCTCGAATTGCCGCCACTCTATGAGGCGATCAATCCGGACGCGTTGAACGAGTTGTTTACCTCCCGATCTGAGCCTGCTGTTGGCGAAGTTTCGTTCGAGTACGCGGGGTACGATGTCGTTGTGCGCGGAACTGGCGTGGTTGAGGTCCGGACAACGGTCGACGCCTAA
- a CDS encoding PadR family transcriptional regulator translates to MYDLTGFQRDLLYVIAGADQPSGQTVKEEVEGYYENEINHGRLYPNLDTLVNKEFVEKGQLDRRTNYYAITTEGREKIQERREWENQYVNF, encoded by the coding sequence ATGTACGACCTCACTGGATTCCAGCGTGACTTGTTATACGTGATCGCAGGTGCCGACCAGCCGTCCGGCCAAACCGTCAAAGAAGAGGTTGAGGGCTACTACGAGAATGAGATCAATCACGGCCGGCTGTATCCGAATCTCGATACACTGGTCAACAAGGAATTCGTCGAGAAGGGACAGCTCGACAGACGAACGAATTATTACGCAATCACTACTGAAGGACGAGAGAAGATTCAAGAACGGCGGGAATGGGAAAACCAGTACGTTAATTTCTGA
- a CDS encoding linear amide C-N hydrolase yields the protein MCTRLVYLGPENIVLTGRSMDWHGEIGTNIWVFPRGMERTGEVGPASMAWTAEYGSVVASAYDIATTDGMNEAGLVANVLWLTESDYPEWDGDRPGLSISLWAQYVLDNFATVAEAVENHRNEEFVVVSDEIPDEGRLATLHLSISDATGDSAVLEYVDGELTIHHGRKYQVMTNSPTFDRQLALDEYWSEIGGTVMLPGTNRPADRFARASFYVDAIPQTRNRRAATASVFGAIRNVSVPYGISTPDAPHISSTRWRTVADHRDRRYYFESALSPNVFWLDLDGIDFEADAGVRSLSLGENQANVFTGDVADELVETESFEFLGVPARSG from the coding sequence ATGTGTACGCGATTAGTGTATCTCGGACCCGAGAATATCGTGCTCACCGGCCGGTCGATGGACTGGCACGGCGAGATCGGGACCAACATTTGGGTCTTCCCACGGGGAATGGAACGAACGGGCGAAGTCGGGCCGGCCTCGATGGCGTGGACCGCCGAGTACGGCAGTGTCGTCGCATCCGCGTACGACATCGCGACGACCGACGGGATGAACGAGGCGGGTCTGGTCGCGAACGTCCTGTGGCTCACCGAATCCGACTATCCCGAGTGGGACGGCGACAGACCTGGACTGTCGATCTCGCTGTGGGCGCAGTACGTCCTCGACAACTTCGCGACGGTGGCCGAGGCGGTCGAGAACCACCGGAACGAAGAATTCGTGGTCGTTTCCGACGAAATCCCGGACGAAGGCCGGTTGGCCACCCTCCACCTGTCCATCTCGGACGCCACGGGTGACAGTGCCGTCCTCGAGTACGTCGACGGCGAGTTGACGATCCACCACGGTCGGAAGTATCAGGTGATGACGAATTCCCCGACGTTCGACCGACAACTCGCACTCGACGAGTATTGGTCGGAGATCGGCGGAACGGTCATGTTACCGGGGACGAATCGCCCGGCTGACCGATTCGCCCGCGCGAGTTTCTACGTGGACGCGATCCCGCAGACCCGGAACCGTCGGGCCGCAACGGCGAGCGTCTTCGGCGCGATCCGCAACGTCTCCGTGCCGTACGGGATCAGTACGCCGGACGCACCGCATATCTCCTCGACGCGGTGGCGCACGGTCGCCGATCACCGTGACCGACGCTACTACTTCGAGTCGGCGCTCTCACCGAACGTTTTCTGGCTGGACCTCGACGGGATCGACTTCGAAGCCGATGCCGGCGTTCGATCGCTGTCGCTCGGTGAGAACCAGGCGAACGTCTTCACCGGCGATGTCGCCGACGAACTCGTCGAGACTGAGTCGTTCGAGTTTCTCGGTGTCCCGGCTCGATCGGGCTGA
- a CDS encoding glycosyltransferase translates to MDEGDTTRVQRGDGTDGRPDVSFVLPARNEADYLRGALASIAGLDTDYRTEVIVVDGDSSDETVAIAREYGATVLEEGGRSIAAARNLGAARADGEWLAFVDADTELRADYLTELLGYLEANGLAAGSSYCRITGPRRAKLMEATINCVFSRLERPIMPGFNCVVHRRAFAAVGGFPEVPNEDTAFSRLLGRRYPTGYCPTVLVESSGRRIADSGLTGTLWHYARLDVGRLRAGY, encoded by the coding sequence ATGGACGAGGGTGACACGACCCGGGTGCAACGCGGCGACGGAACCGACGGTCGACCGGACGTGAGCTTCGTGCTCCCGGCGCGAAACGAGGCCGACTATCTCCGCGGCGCGCTCGCGAGCATCGCCGGGCTGGACACGGACTATCGAACGGAGGTGATCGTCGTCGACGGCGACTCGAGCGACGAGACCGTCGCGATCGCTCGCGAATACGGCGCCACCGTCCTCGAAGAGGGGGGCAGGAGCATCGCGGCGGCCCGCAACCTCGGCGCGGCCCGCGCCGACGGCGAGTGGCTGGCGTTCGTCGACGCCGACACGGAGCTGCGGGCCGACTACCTCACCGAACTGCTGGGCTACCTCGAGGCGAACGGGCTGGCGGCCGGCAGTTCCTACTGCCGGATCACCGGCCCGCGCCGAGCGAAGCTGATGGAAGCGACGATCAACTGCGTCTTCTCGCGGCTCGAACGTCCCATCATGCCGGGGTTCAACTGCGTCGTCCATCGGCGGGCGTTCGCGGCCGTCGGCGGCTTCCCGGAGGTCCCCAACGAGGACACGGCGTTCAGTCGGTTACTGGGCCGCCGGTATCCGACGGGGTACTGCCCGACCGTGCTGGTCGAGAGTTCGGGTCGCCGGATCGCCGACTCCGGGCTGACGGGGACGCTCTGGCACTACGCCCGACTCGACGTCGGGCGACTCCGTGCCGGCTACTGA
- the gvpA gene encoding gas vesicle protein GvpA has translation MASPQRRPDGSSLSEVLDRILDKGVVIDVWARVSVVGIELLTIEARVVVASVDTFLHYAEEIAKIEQATAEGNMEDLEELEVEPRAESSPESAAQ, from the coding sequence ATGGCATCACCACAGCGGCGACCGGACGGTTCGAGCCTCTCCGAAGTGCTCGATCGCATCCTCGACAAGGGCGTCGTCATCGACGTCTGGGCGCGCGTGTCCGTCGTCGGGATCGAACTCCTGACGATCGAGGCCCGCGTCGTCGTCGCCTCGGTCGACACCTTCCTCCACTACGCGGAGGAGATCGCCAAAATCGAGCAGGCGACGGCCGAGGGCAATATGGAGGACCTCGAGGAACTCGAGGTCGAGCCGCGGGCGGAGTCGTCGCCCGAATCGGCGGCCCAGTAG
- a CDS encoding pyridoxamine 5'-phosphate oxidase family protein, with protein sequence MSTVPPEAERLLESEPVMAHLGTCVEGRPHVAPVWYRYVADEEVVEIVTTGRKLANIRENPRISLSIQKDEAGQTRWMVSLLGTATVVDDPDETAAARRRINEKYDAEPAAYAENTLVRIAVGSASYRTY encoded by the coding sequence GTGTCGACCGTTCCGCCCGAAGCCGAGCGCTTGCTCGAGAGCGAGCCGGTAATGGCCCATCTGGGCACCTGCGTCGAGGGCCGACCGCACGTCGCCCCGGTGTGGTACCGGTACGTCGCCGACGAGGAGGTCGTCGAGATCGTCACGACGGGTCGAAAGCTGGCGAACATCCGGGAAAACCCGCGGATCTCGCTTTCCATTCAGAAAGACGAGGCGGGCCAGACGCGCTGGATGGTGTCGCTGCTCGGCACCGCGACGGTCGTCGACGACCCCGACGAGACGGCTGCGGCGCGCCGGCGGATCAACGAGAAGTACGACGCGGAGCCCGCGGCCTACGCCGAAAACACGCTCGTCCGGATCGCGGTCGGCTCGGCGAGCTATCGGACGTACTGA
- a CDS encoding MBL fold metallo-hydrolase has translation MSLEHAVDLEIPTGEADEPADLEHGSIFFVGTATVIIEYAGFTILTDPNFLHSGDHVHLGYGIKSRRRTDPALEIEDLPPIDFVLLSHYHGDHFDRVAEAKLDSDLPIVTTPHAAVELAEKGFLETYPLETWDECRIRKGDAELTITAMPGRHGPPVVSKGLPPVMGSMLEFRPDDEAASPDEPPLMRLYVSGDTLVYDALEEIPERYPDIDLALLHLGGTRILGVLLTMDAAQGVEAVDLIDADTAIPIHYNDYEVFRSPLSNFKQAIRKAGLEDRVEYLEHGETFEFEASSDRRS, from the coding sequence ATGAGTCTCGAACACGCCGTCGACCTCGAGATACCGACCGGCGAAGCGGACGAACCCGCCGACCTCGAGCACGGGTCGATCTTCTTCGTCGGGACCGCGACCGTCATCATCGAGTACGCCGGCTTCACGATCCTCACGGATCCGAACTTCCTCCACAGCGGCGATCACGTTCATCTGGGCTACGGGATCAAATCGCGGCGCCGAACCGATCCCGCACTCGAGATCGAGGACCTCCCGCCGATCGACTTCGTCTTGCTTTCCCACTACCACGGCGACCACTTCGACCGCGTCGCCGAGGCGAAACTCGATTCGGACCTGCCGATCGTCACGACTCCGCACGCGGCCGTCGAACTCGCTGAGAAGGGCTTTCTCGAGACCTATCCGCTCGAGACGTGGGACGAGTGTCGGATCCGCAAGGGCGACGCCGAACTGACGATCACCGCGATGCCGGGTCGCCACGGCCCGCCGGTCGTCTCGAAGGGACTGCCGCCGGTGATGGGGAGCATGCTCGAGTTCCGGCCCGACGACGAGGCGGCGAGTCCGGACGAGCCGCCCCTGATGCGGCTCTACGTCTCGGGCGATACGCTCGTCTACGACGCTTTAGAGGAGATTCCCGAGCGCTACCCCGACATCGACCTCGCACTGCTGCATCTGGGCGGGACGCGGATCCTCGGCGTGCTGCTCACGATGGACGCCGCGCAGGGCGTCGAGGCGGTCGACCTGATCGACGCCGACACGGCGATCCCGATCCACTACAACGACTACGAGGTGTTCCGGTCGCCGCTGTCGAACTTCAAGCAGGCGATCCGGAAAGCGGGTCTCGAGGACCGGGTCGAATACCTCGAGCACGGCGAGACGTTCGAGTTCGAAGCGTCGTCGGACCGTCGCAGCTAG
- a CDS encoding NAD(P)/FAD-dependent oxidoreductase: MTDPLEYEVVVIGGGPAGLTTAIYATRLGHRTAVFEKEGGRHAKVAHVHNLLGVSENVSGEQLATHAVDQLEHYGGDFFPDAVESVTRPEEGDGDGPRFRLESAHATVDARRVVFATGFRDRSPDVPELERFTGRGLHYCLHCDAYTLGDGPVFVLGHTEHAAHVAMTMLNFTADVDLLLDDREPEWGEETDAQLEAHPVDVIDTAVVSAYGDETISGDESPRLGGLELADGTERDYLGGFAMYGSTYNAGLAADLGCDLREDGAIAVDENRETSVDGVYAVGDVTHGQNQTTIAIGDGAHAGLAIHKDLRPFPKSVEELEDEGDGEETGALEDGVPGAAADLRAQMRRVRDLETHPGLRGPSPGRE, translated from the coding sequence ATGACCGATCCCCTCGAGTACGAAGTCGTCGTGATCGGCGGCGGTCCAGCCGGCCTGACGACGGCGATCTACGCCACGCGACTGGGCCACCGCACGGCCGTCTTCGAGAAGGAGGGCGGCCGCCACGCGAAGGTCGCCCACGTCCACAACCTGCTGGGCGTCTCCGAGAACGTCTCCGGCGAGCAGCTGGCGACCCACGCCGTCGACCAGCTCGAGCACTACGGCGGCGACTTCTTCCCGGACGCGGTCGAGTCCGTGACGCGGCCGGAGGAAGGCGACGGCGATGGGCCCCGATTCCGCCTCGAGTCCGCCCACGCCACGGTCGACGCCCGGCGGGTCGTCTTCGCGACCGGCTTTCGCGATCGGAGTCCGGACGTCCCGGAACTCGAGCGCTTCACGGGCCGCGGGCTGCACTACTGTCTACACTGCGACGCCTACACGCTCGGCGACGGCCCCGTGTTCGTCCTCGGCCACACGGAGCACGCGGCCCACGTCGCGATGACGATGCTCAACTTCACCGCCGACGTGGACCTCCTGCTCGACGACCGCGAGCCCGAGTGGGGCGAGGAGACCGACGCGCAACTCGAGGCCCACCCGGTCGACGTGATCGACACGGCCGTCGTCTCGGCCTACGGGGACGAAACGATTTCCGGCGACGAGTCGCCGCGGCTCGGCGGCCTCGAGCTGGCCGATGGAACCGAACGGGACTATCTGGGCGGCTTCGCGATGTACGGTTCCACGTACAACGCCGGTCTGGCCGCCGACCTCGGCTGTGACCTGCGCGAGGACGGCGCCATCGCCGTCGACGAGAACCGCGAGACCAGCGTCGACGGCGTCTACGCCGTCGGCGACGTCACCCACGGCCAGAACCAGACCACCATCGCCATCGGCGACGGGGCCCACGCGGGACTGGCGATTCACAAGGACCTCCGGCCGTTTCCGAAGTCCGTCGAGGAACTCGAGGATGAGGGCGACGGGGAGGAGACCGGCGCTCTCGAGGACGGGGTGCCGGGAGCCGCGGCGGATCTGCGCGCCCAGATGCGACGGGTTCGCGACCTCGAGACGCACCCGGGGCTTCGCGGGCCGTCGCCGGGTCGCGAGTGA